A genomic segment from Luteolibacter ambystomatis encodes:
- a CDS encoding LysR family transcriptional regulator gives MEIRQLELLRTILEEGSLTAAAKRCHLSQPALSQQIQALEAELGEPLLIRKPRGVEATAAGSLLMEHAARILEETARAKDAFTGRRELQSGKVAFGIIPTIAPYLLPRLLGPFRKRFPGIDLAVSEARTADLIPQVVSGAIEFAILSDVAEAERKRWSLHLRELFREPLLLAAPADHPLATRKQSPTAADLDASELIHLQGGHCLSDRTLRVCKIRDPNPGLRCDQLSTAMAMVAAGLGVTVVPKLAVRDLGDSVVIRPFAGEGLYRTVSLMKRRGAKASPAAEELLRLFTGPKE, from the coding sequence TTCCCAACCCGCACTCAGCCAGCAGATCCAGGCGCTGGAAGCGGAACTGGGCGAGCCCTTGCTGATCCGCAAGCCTCGCGGAGTGGAGGCCACCGCGGCCGGATCGCTGCTCATGGAACACGCCGCGCGCATCCTGGAGGAAACCGCGCGGGCCAAGGACGCCTTCACCGGTCGGCGGGAACTTCAATCCGGTAAGGTGGCCTTCGGGATCATCCCGACCATCGCGCCGTATCTGCTGCCTCGTTTGCTCGGCCCGTTCCGCAAACGCTTTCCCGGCATCGATCTCGCCGTTTCGGAGGCACGCACCGCGGATCTGATTCCGCAGGTGGTATCCGGTGCCATCGAGTTCGCGATTCTCAGCGATGTGGCGGAGGCCGAGCGCAAACGCTGGTCGCTGCACCTGCGTGAACTGTTCCGTGAGCCGCTGCTACTGGCCGCGCCGGCGGATCATCCGCTGGCGACACGGAAGCAGTCACCCACCGCCGCCGACCTGGATGCATCCGAGCTGATCCATCTCCAGGGCGGTCATTGCCTTTCCGATCGCACGCTGCGCGTTTGCAAGATCCGCGATCCCAATCCGGGTTTGCGCTGCGACCAACTCTCCACCGCGATGGCGATGGTGGCGGCGGGATTGGGAGTTACCGTGGTGCCGAAGCTGGCAGTGAGGGATCTGGGAGACAGTGTGGTCATCCGGCCCTTCGCCGGGGAAGGGCTCTACCGCACGGTGAGTCTGATGAAACGCCGCGGCGCAAAGGCAAGCCCCGCAGCCGAGGAATTGCTGCGATTGTTCACCGGACCCAAGGAGTAA